In the genome of Rhodamnia argentea isolate NSW1041297 chromosome 3, ASM2092103v1, whole genome shotgun sequence, one region contains:
- the LOC115729912 gene encoding anaphase-promoting complex subunit 4-like, whose amino-acid sequence METDEGSRRVLPFQLQFDKPLASQVKMAEWNPEKDLLAMVTEDSKVVLHRFNWQRLWTISPGKCITSLCWRPDGKVVVLGLEDGTVSLHDVENGKLLRSLKSHAAAVVCLNWEEDAQVNRDTSGNPLAFEDRTTRFFPPAPRVPRMPRLVPGETGLTEDGQDSFEELSNSSKQCFNILCSGDKDGFLCFSVFGVFPIGNVNIHECDIPTTTKDRNIVGRLLNASIRKVVLSKDLCHLMVACSGELVEDIVESRGGQMVGDSMHGFHCLVLDTSIFQKSENELHQVAQQASNIEDLLHVIRTSLSVMNKQWADAMNIFHEKFDLLSNLINDHGLDSSPQEEFLSLLGGARTSQAVHQFLLSSLGEVGMKRVSKVVCGAGKELQLVVLNHLQPAVEIIGFRMGELRGLSRWRSRYLGIGLYETLVDNAVERAGMLLVQVERFIRVLSSVLQQFANFFSWLLKCIKQLMSEPSDQLLTYNSELVVVFLKFLYDQDPVMQLLDLPKADEEIDIDSETMQRVRELVQFGGFGDSEYLQRTLAEEFQQMEHSFREAAQMPFSTISKKILCKNLLPLFPLTSVSASTRYIPISLSFYEDASEFTSSNQTHEVGFTDYISFQIPDESFLDVTNCIAVVRGFMNYLSNVKQGRSLEGILLCIPPGYYCVDLALYKEHQIVMLLNKMNDTRENLGDAWLMILQASDLPFVHISGITWENNWELYQLKDSILHLEMENEKIRSIPHAVVPPLSVSASRGVACVLAARKRALVYILDEDEDEISDSE is encoded by the exons ATGGAGACCGACGAAGGGTCGCGGCGTGTTCTTCCGTTTCAGCTTCAGTTCGACAAACCGCTGGCTTCTCAG GTGAAGATGGCGGAGTGGAACCCGGAGAAGGATTTGCTGGCCATGGTCACAGAGGACTCGAAGGTGGTGCTTCATCGCTTCAATTGGCAGAGGCTGTGGACAATCTCTCCTG GTAAGTGTATAACATCATTATGCTGGCGTCCCGATGGCAAGGTTGTTGTCTTGGGACTTGAAGATGGTACAGTTTCACTGCATGATGTTGAA AATGGAAAACTGTTAAGAAGCTTGAAGTCCCATGCGGCAGCTGTGGTGTGTCTCAATTGGGAGGAGGATGCCCAAGTGAATAGA GACACTTCTGGTAACCCTTTGGCATTTGAAGATCGCACCACTCGTTTCTTCCCTCCAGCTCCAAGAGTTCCTCGCATGCCTAGACTAGTACCTGGAGAAACTGGTTTAACTGAAGATGGTCAAGATTCattcgaagagctctcaaattCTTCAAAGCAATGTTTCAATATTCTCTGCAGTGGAGATAAAGATGGGTTTTTGTGCTTCAGTGTATTTGGTGTCTTTCCAATTGGAAATGTT AATATACATGAATGTGATATTCCTACGACAACGAAGGACAGAAATATCGTTGGCCGACTTCTGAATGCTTCCATCAGGAAG GTGGTCTTATCCAAGGATCTTTGTCATTTGATGGTTGCATGCTCAGGAGAACTTGTTGAAGACATTGTTGAATCAAGAGGGGGTCAAATGGTTGGAGATAGCATGCATGGCTTCCATTGCTTAGTGCTTGATACCTCAATATTCCAAAAGAG TgaaaatgaacttcatcaagtTGCTCAACAGGCTTCCAACATCGAAGATTTACTTCATGTCATCCGGACATCATTATCAGTCATGAATAAGCAGTGGGCTGATGCCATGAATATATTTCATGAGAAGTTTGATTTGTTATCAAACCTTATTAATGACCATG GTCTTGACTCTTCTCCTCAGGAGGAATTTTTGAGTCTTCTAGGTGGTGCTAGGACGAGTCAGGCAGTCCATCAGTTTCTTCTTAGTTCTCTGGGTGAAGTG ggtATGAAGCGTGTATCAAAAGTTGTTTGTGGTGCTGGAAAAGAACTTCAGCTGGTTGTCCTCAATCATCTGCAG CCTGCTGTAGAAATTATTGGCTTTAGAATGGGTGAGCTCAGGGGTCTTTCGAGATGGCGTTCTCGTTATCTGGGTATTGGTTTGTATGAGACACTGGTGGACAATGCAGTAGAAAGGGCTGGAATGCTGCTTGTACAGGTTGAGCGATTCATAAGGGTGCTCTCATCTGTTTTGCAGCAG TTTGCAAATTTCTTCAGCTGGCTTCTGAAATGTATAAAGCAACTGATGTCAGAGCCAAGTGATCAACTTTTAACATACAATAG TGAACTTGTTGTCGTGTTCTTGAAGTTTCTGTATGATCAAGATCCTGTTATGCAGCTTCTGGATCTCCCTAAGGCTGATGAAGAAATTGACATTGATTC AGAAACAATGCAGAGAGTCAGAGAGTTAGTGCAATTTGGAGGATTTGGAGACAGCGAATATTTGCAGAGGACACTTGCGGAGGAGTTTCAACAGATGGAACATAG TTTCAGGGAAGCTGCCCAGATGCCTTTTTCTACTATTTCAAAAAAGATACTTTGTAAGAATTTATTGCCGCTATTCCCTCTTACGTCTGTTTCAGCGTCCACCAGATACATTCCCATCTCACTGTCCTTCTATGAG GATGCCTCTGAATTTACTTCATCTAACCAGACTCATGAAGTTGGGTTTACAGATTATATTTCCTTCCAAATACCCGACGAGTCCTTTTTGGATGTTACAAACTGTATAGCTGTAGTGAGGGgatttatgaattatttaaGCAATGTGAAGCAGGGAAGATCTTTGGAAGGGATCTTGTTGTGCATTCCTCCTGGTTACTATTGTGTGGATTTGGCTCTATATAAG GAACATCAAATTGTTATGTTGCTAAATAAGATGAATGATACTCGAGAAAACTTGGGAGATGCCTGGTTGATGATCTTGCAGGCCAGTGACCTTCCATTTGTGCATATTTCAGGAATCACTTGGGAAAATAACTGGGAGTTGTACCAATTGAAG GACTCTATCTTACACCTAGAGATGGAGAATGAGAAGATTCGCAGCATTCCCCATGCTGTAGTTCCTCCCTTGTCAGTTAGtg CAAGTAGAGGTGTGGCTTGTGTTTTGGCTGCAAGAAAGCGGGCCCTGGTCTACATACTggacgaggatgaagatgaaatcTCTGATTCAGAATGA